Within the Onychostoma macrolepis isolate SWU-2019 chromosome 14, ASM1243209v1, whole genome shotgun sequence genome, the region AAGACGCGCTCGCCTCAGCTATTGGCTGATGCACCGCTAGATTTGCATATGACGCTCAGGCTTATATACGGAACTGTGGGCTGAGGTAGGAAACGCAATCTCACGCAGCCAGCGCAGAGTCCCTTGTTCAAGAAACGCATTTTCTGCTGCGCAACACATCTTATTTTTCGCTACAATGTCGATGACAGTGAAAGCTTACCTTATCGGTAAGGACGACTGCAACAAGGAGATCCGCCGCTTTGCCGTGGATCAGGATGTCTCAACAAGTTTCGAGTATTTGAAGAGAAAAGTGCTCGATGTTTTCGTCGGTCTCAGGACTGCGCCCTTTCAAATGTCCTATAAAGGTAAGTCagtttttaattctatttttatttattttatgtagcctattgCTAATGCAAACATATAATAATTGTCATTTCTTATTGTCAATactataaaattattgtttaatttatctACCTGAAGTTTAAATGAGATTCAGCAAAGAGACATAGGACTTGGGCACGTATAGAAAAATAAACCTCtttcaaatgaaatataatattgaCACAAGACGCATTGTTACACCCCAGTGCAAAGTTATGTGAGCACTGTTCTATTAAATTACCATGTCTTGAATGTTATATCAAGTATCTGTACAGAGGAAGGAAGGGAAGAACAGCACAGCAGCAGAATCTGTATATAAAGAGTTAGCCAAAACATAAGGACAATAATATTAACCAGTAGAAATACCATTCTCTGTTTTTCTGGACTTTGTCTCTAGATGACGATGGTGACATGATTGCTTTCTCCTCTGACGATGAGCTAATGATGGGTTTGGCTCTTGTGAAGAATGACACTTTCCGTGTCTACATCAAACGTAAGTAATCTACAGATACTATGTTTAcatagttttgtgtgtgtgtgttatttgccccaaatttaattcaacataagaatttattataatttatcatCTGCTTCTTTAATGTATCTAGCACTTATATTATTCCTTTCAAGATATGAGGCACAGGTCATGTGCCTTTTAGACACAAACTCAAAttcatatttgatttaaataaacaacaacacttGTTAGAGATGGTAGAAACTGCTGCCCTCCACTGGAGACAGCAACAGAAAAGGCAAAGGCTGGTCACACCTTATAACAGGGGTAGGCAACGTtggtcctggagtgccgctgtcctgcagagtttagctccaacctaaaaaaaacctcacctgcctgtagccctagtaattctgaagaccttgattagcttgttcaggtgtgtttgattagggttggagctaaaggacagcggcactccaggaccgacatTGCTTACCCCTGCCTTATAATATTCAATGACATGGTTCAGATCTATTAAGCTActcaaaattacattaaaatgcatttcatacAGACAATAACTGTAATATCTCTTCTATCAATctttgaattaaaatgtatttgtctggCTGGGAAGTGTAACTATTTGGAGactgtaaaaaagtaataagttCTTCATAGGAAATTCAATCCAGATCAGAATGCACAAATCAGAAGTCATTTTGTTGCCATGTGACAAGAAAACTATAAACAGTATCACAGAAAGACCAACAGACCCTGAAGACTGGGTCTGTCTGAAATCACATACTCTATGACTAGGTGGTACTTCTGAATACGCACTTACTTTGAGACCATTAAAAAAGTACATTCTATAAATCACGCATGTACTCTTTGCCATGCGAGTGTCCTTTGCTCCGCGCTGTTTTATGAAAGCTGTGCTTCTGACATTCTACCCTGTTCAGAAGTCAAAGTCAGTATTCGTTATAAAAAGTTAATGAGCTTTTTATGAAAAGCCTAGGTTAGTTCAAGCCAAATGAAGTAACTCCACGAAACTTGCTTCCTTTTTGCTTCATGGTTACACTACTTGACTTTTTaggctttacatttttgtgaaaagaaATACTGTAAACATTTTCAGAAGTGGATGAAACCAGCAAGAATACtaagattacattttttaagatCAAGGCACTTCGTACATATTTTCATAATCTTAAACATCCACTGACCCCATGAATATAAAGTAGTAGCCTGGTCTTAGTGGAACTAATTAAGATGTTCAGGGCTTTTGCAGTTACTCGTGACGTTCTTTAGCTCATTCTTAGCATTTAAAACCTTGAATACTATAAATTCTGTATTCCCTGCTATCTGGCCTGGTAAAAGCCACTTACATGTATTACAAGCTCTTTTGATGGGAAAATTGTATGACACTGACAATATATTCCAAAAATGTGAACTGATTCTTTTACACAAGAGGCATTTGAGTCATTTAAATGTCTCCAGTGCACACAAACATCTCCAATTAATAGCTATTCTCTTATATTTCTTCCCTTTTCAGAAAGAAAGGAGCACAAACGTGATCCCTCACCTCATGGGGTCCCTGGGTTCTCATTCCCCCTGCCTCACTTTAGCCCCCCAGGACCTAATCCTATGGGTCCACCTCCAATGGGTCCCCCAGGAGGACCTCACATGGGGCCTCATCCTCATCACCCTGCAATGCTGCACCGAGGGGTGACCTGTGACGGGTGCGAAGGGCCGGTGGCTGGAACACGTTTCAAGTGCACCGTTTGCCCCGATTATGACTTGTGCTCCTCCTGCCAGGCCAAAGGCCTCCACAAGGAGCATGCTCTCCTGCCCATCTTTCACCCCATGGCCAACATGTTTGAGGTGAATGCCTGTTTTACTGCTTTTGTATCTGTGTGTATTGTacattttgttttccaaatgATCTGAACACACTGATTTAAGTAAATCTTTTGTGTGCAGTGGATCCCACGTGGGAAGATTTGGCGTAAGATGAGACACTGCATGTGGGCAAATACCCAGGCTCAGGCTCAAGCCCAAGCCCAAGCCCAAGCCCAAAACCAGGCTCAGCCGGACTCATCTGGAGTCCAGCAAAACCAGGATGCTTCTGAAAACATGAGAGAGAACGGTGAGACACCATCAATCAAACAGTCTAATATAAAACAATGACTGTGTCTGAAAGCTGAAGAATGCTGCCTGTGAAGTAGGAGGAACGCAACAGGGCTTGTGTGaagtttataaaataaaaagttgttaaAGATGTTTGTGAACAACTACAGGATTGGGTAGATCCTTTGTGCACAAAGAGTCACCTGCCTAAACGTTCAGATGCAGCTAATGTCCCAGTTATAGACCACTTTGGTTTGGTTGACATGAAATCTGAGCTTAGAATAATTTGTTACAATGCTGTAGACCAACACTTCCCTGACAGAAACTGTGTTATCACCCACAGGTGCTACTGATCCTTCCCAGGCTAATATGGAGTACCTAAAGAACATTGGCGAGGGAGTGGCGGCCATGTTGAGCCCCTTTGGTAAGTTCCCTTCTTGGGTTTATTAATGATACTTTTGGCCTTTCCCAAACATTTTTGCTTCTAACACACCATCCGGATACTACTTTGTTTGGCATGTTACCTAacccttcaaaataaaaatgcttgttCCTTTCCAGGCATAGATGTGGACATCGACGTTGAGCATGAGGGGAAGCGTACCAAAGTTACACCAACTCCTCCTGCCTCCAGTGGGCCACCCAGTGCTCGGAGTGAGAATGGCTCCATTCTCTCCAGAGGGTCTGGTCCAGGAAGCCAGGCCACTGAAGAGAGCATCAGTGAGGGAACAAAGGTAAATCAATATGCAAGCAGTTCTACAATGCCTGATAGCAGTGGTGTAgccatcatttcagaagtgaggggAACAGAAATGTTAaacttttatttgattttttttgtccaattgacaggttttatttttt harbors:
- the sqstm1 gene encoding sequestosome-1, with product MSMTVKAYLIGKDDCNKEIRRFAVDQDVSTSFEYLKRKVLDVFVGLRTAPFQMSYKDDDGDMIAFSSDDELMMGLALVKNDTFRVYIKQRKEHKRDPSPHGVPGFSFPLPHFSPPGPNPMGPPPMGPPGGPHMGPHPHHPAMLHRGVTCDGCEGPVAGTRFKCTVCPDYDLCSSCQAKGLHKEHALLPIFHPMANMFEWIPRGKIWRKMRHCMWANTQAQAQAQAQAQAQNQAQPDSSGVQQNQDASENMRENGATDPSQANMEYLKNIGEGVAAMLSPFGIDVDIDVEHEGKRTKVTPTPPASSGPPSARSENGSILSRGSGPGSQATEESISEGTKGQKDQGSDEEWTHLSSKEVDPSTGELQSLRLEQDGTDLPAPLSTDSSTSASEGPTGLREAALYPHLPQDADPKLVESLSQMLSMGFTDEGGWLTRLLHTKNFDIGAALDTIQYSKSSPQK